DNA sequence from the Chitinophaga flava genome:
TTCTTTCTCATAAGCTAATAATGATTGTTGGCTATCTTTTGGTTGTGACAGGCCCTATTGACACAGGGGAGGTAGATACTGATTTATGATGCTATATCGAACGAAAGAAAAAGGTCCGCATTGCTGCGGACCAGTCTTGTTCTGTTTCCCGCCGGCACATACTAAAAGCTATGCCTTAGCTGCCCACATAACAAAATGGATCAGGTACGGGAAAAAATGAAGTGTTGTGGAATTAATAACAGGGACTGTCATTATTCGCAAGTGAATGTCGGCAGACAGCCTGAGAATGAAGGAATACAGTCAATACAGGTTACCTCCGCAATGGTGGCACATTTCGCGCTTACACCAATTCCACCTTTAACAGCTGCCTGAGCGCTGGCATTTAAAGGAGCAACTGTCATTTTTTTCAAGGTGATTTTTTTGGCGTTGTTCAGTGTCTGTTTTTTCATACGGGGATTTTTAGGAAACAAATAAAAAATGTGGAATAACATGAAGATAAAAATTATTTATCATGTTTCTTATTCCTTCTCTGAAAAA
Encoded proteins:
- a CDS encoding class I lanthipeptide encodes the protein MKKQTLNNAKKITLKKMTVAPLNASAQAAVKGGIGVSAKCATIAEVTCIDCIPSFSGCLPTFTCE